The Parvibaculum sp. DNA segment CTTTACGGTCGATGAAGGCGAGGTCTATGAGTTCGGCGACATCAAGGTAACCACGACCATCGACACGCTCGATCAGGCGGAACTTGAATCGCTGGTGCTGGCCAAAACCGGCGACACCTACAATGCCGGACTGATCGACAAGACAATCGACGCCTTGACCTTCGCCGCCGGTACGAGCGGCTACGCTTTCGCCGAAGTCCGGCCGCGCGTCAGCCGCCGCAAGGACGAGCGCGTCATCGATCTGACATTCCAGATTACGGAGGGTCCACGCGTTTACGTTGAGCGCATCAACATCACCGGCAACTCACGCACGCTCGACAAGGTCGTGCGCCGCCAGATGCGGATGTCGGAGGGTGACGCATTCAACAAGGTGCTGCTCGACAATTCGGAGAAAAATATCCGCGGCCTGCAGTATTTTTCGAGAGTAACTGTGACGCAGGATCCGGGGACCGCGCCCGACAAGACGATCCTGAATGTCGACGTTCAGGAACAGTCGACCGGATCGCTGACGTTGAGCGCCGGCTTTTCAACGCTCGACAATGCCGTTGCAGGCATCCAGCTGTCGGAACGAAACTTTCTCGGCCGCGGTCTCCAGTTGAGCACCGCCTTGTCGATATCGAAGCGCCGCCAGTTGATCGAGTTTCATTACACCGATCCCTATTTCCTGGATCGCGATCTCGTCGGCGGTTTTGACCTCTTCGGCAGCGAGACCAACTTCCAGAATGAATCGTCGTTCGACTCCCGTTCGCAGGGTTTCGGATTGAGGTTTGGCTTCCCGTTGTCCGAGAAGAGCCGCTTTCTGGCCCGCTACCAATTCCGTTTCGACGAGATTTTCAACGTTCATCCGTTTGCGTCGAATGCAGTCAAGGCAGCGGAAGGCAGCGACTACCGGTCGATCGTCGGCTATGACTACTATTACGACAACCGCAATGATCCCGTTGACCCGACCGGCGGCTGGGACTTCCTGTTTACACAGAACTTCGCCGGCCTGGGGGGGACGGTTCGCTATGTGTCGACGGAAGTGCTGGCGCGATACTACCACCAGCTCACCGAAGGATTCCTCACGAGTTGGCGCATTAACGGCGGTTATGTCCATGGGATTGGCCAAGACGTTGAGCTCAACGACCATTTCTTCAAAGGCGGCAACACAATTCGGGGTTTCGCCCGCGCCGGCGTCGGTCCGCGCGACCTTGGCTCTCCGAACAGGGACGCCGTGGGCGCCAAGGCATTCATTTTCGGGACGTCGGAATTGTCTTTCCCCAACGGTCTGCCAGAGGCGCTGGGTATCCGGACATCGGTTTTCGCCGACGCCGGCTACATCGGCTATTCGGATTTCGACCGGACGATCTATCCGGGTGTCGTCGATGACTTCGCGCCGCGCGCTTCGGTCGGTCTCAGTCTCTACTGGCAATCGCCGTTTGGTCCGATCCGCCTCGATTTCGCTAACGTGCTTCTGGACGAACCGTATGACGAGAGGGAGTCGTTCCGTTTCAGCGCGGGAACGTCGTTCTAAGGCATGCCGGACCGGCCGGCACGTTTGAAACTGATGCAACAAGGATGCTTTGAGATGAAGTTGAAGTCGGTAATTATGCGTACCCTTGGGGCTGTCGCGCTCCTGTCGCTTGCCGTGGCGCCGTTGACGGCGGGTTCGGCCTTTGCGGCTGGCCCGGCAGTTATTCTGATCGTCAACACCGAGTCTGTGTTTGCACAGTCGAAAGTCGGCCAGAGCATCCGCACTCAGTTCCAGGACCAGGCGAAAAAGCTGCAGGCCGAAAGCGCCAAGGCGGAAGAGAAGCTCCAAGCCGATGCAAAGAAGCTGAGCGATGAGCGTGCGCTTCTTTCGCAGGAAGACCTTCAAAAGAAATTCCAGGCGTTGCAGCAACGCGAAATGGAATTTCAGCAGTCGATGCAGGAAAAGGGGCAGGCTCTTCAGCTCGGTGTCCAGCAGGCGAATGCCAAGGTCGAGGCGGCGCTCCGTCCGATATTCGCCGAGGTCATGAAGGAAAAGGGTGGAACGGTTCTCTTCGACCAGTCGGTGATTGTCGCGGGCGGTTCCGATCTCGATATTTCGGCCGAAGTTCTGAAACGCCTCAACGAGAAGCTGACGACAATCGAAGTGAAGCCGGTTTCGCTCGCCGAGCTTCAGGCGCAACAGAAGAGCGGCAATTGATCTGACGGAGAGGCGCGCCGGGATGCGGCCGCCGATATGCGACGGCCATGGCGGATAAACGCTTCTTCGCGAATAGCGGCCCGTGCACGCTCGGCGATATCGCCGTGCGTATTGGCGCGACGCTTGCGCCGGGTGTGGATGGTGCGCGTAAATTGCTGAGTGTCGCCTCGCTGGAAGTGGCTGGCTCCGACGATCTGAGTTTTCTCGACAATCCCAAGTATGTAAGTCAGTTCGAAACGACCGAAGCGGGTGCGTGCATCGTTCATCCGCGCTTTGCGGACCGCGCGCCTGCGCGTATTGCACTGCTCCTGTCGGAGCAGCCATATCGGGCGTATGCGCTGGCGGCGCAGATGTTCTATCCCGATGCAACGAAGGGAACGGACACGTTCGGTGAGGCCGCACGGATCGATCCGAGGGCGGCTGTACACCCAACGGCAAAACTCGGTGCGGGCGTGACGGTCGAGCCCGGTGTGTCGATCGGTGCTCATGCCGAAATCGGCGACAGGACGATCATCGGTGCAAATGCCAGCATCGGAAAGGCCTGCACGATCGGCAAGGATTGCTCGATAGGTTCTAACGTCACGATCAGCCATGCTCATATTGGCGACCGCGTCATGCTGCATCCGGGCGTCGGCATCGGGCAGGATGGGTTCGGCTTCGCAATGGGTTTGCCGAGACACGAGAAAGTGCCTCAGCTCGGCC contains these protein-coding regions:
- the bamA gene encoding outer membrane protein assembly factor BamA, whose protein sequence is MGRLAGFLAGIANVGIFVGALVMVWTLSGAAVAQEAPGGPIITQISVQGNQRIESDTVRSYMIIREGMPYDPALADASLKRLFETGLFADITMRQDGNRLVVSVVENPIVNRVAFEGNSALKEEDLQKEVQLQPRVVYTRAKVQGDVSRMIELYRRSGRFSASVEPKVIQLPQNRVDLVFEITEGPKTKIASINFIGNTQFSDGKLREVISTGESAWWKFLSSSDTYDPDRLTYDRELLRRHYLQRGYADFRVVSAVADLSRDDAAFYITFTVDEGEVYEFGDIKVTTTIDTLDQAELESLVLAKTGDTYNAGLIDKTIDALTFAAGTSGYAFAEVRPRVSRRKDERVIDLTFQITEGPRVYVERINITGNSRTLDKVVRRQMRMSEGDAFNKVLLDNSEKNIRGLQYFSRVTVTQDPGTAPDKTILNVDVQEQSTGSLTLSAGFSTLDNAVAGIQLSERNFLGRGLQLSTALSISKRRQLIEFHYTDPYFLDRDLVGGFDLFGSETNFQNESSFDSRSQGFGLRFGFPLSEKSRFLARYQFRFDEIFNVHPFASNAVKAAEGSDYRSIVGYDYYYDNRNDPVDPTGGWDFLFTQNFAGLGGTVRYVSTEVLARYYHQLTEGFLTSWRINGGYVHGIGQDVELNDHFFKGGNTIRGFARAGVGPRDLGSPNRDAVGAKAFIFGTSELSFPNGLPEALGIRTSVFADAGYIGYSDFDRTIYPGVVDDFAPRASVGLSLYWQSPFGPIRLDFANVLLDEPYDERESFRFSAGTSF
- a CDS encoding OmpH family outer membrane protein produces the protein MRTLGAVALLSLAVAPLTAGSAFAAGPAVILIVNTESVFAQSKVGQSIRTQFQDQAKKLQAESAKAEEKLQADAKKLSDERALLSQEDLQKKFQALQQREMEFQQSMQEKGQALQLGVQQANAKVEAALRPIFAEVMKEKGGTVLFDQSVIVAGGSDLDISAEVLKRLNEKLTTIEVKPVSLAELQAQQKSGN
- the lpxD gene encoding UDP-3-O-(3-hydroxymyristoyl)glucosamine N-acyltransferase, coding for MADKRFFANSGPCTLGDIAVRIGATLAPGVDGARKLLSVASLEVAGSDDLSFLDNPKYVSQFETTEAGACIVHPRFADRAPARIALLLSEQPYRAYALAAQMFYPDATKGTDTFGEAARIDPRAAVHPTAKLGAGVTVEPGVSIGAHAEIGDRTIIGANASIGKACTIGKDCSIGSNVTISHAHIGDRVMLHPGVGIGQDGFGFAMGLPRHEKVPQLGRVIIQDDVEIGANSTVDRGAGPDTVIGEGTKIDNLVQIGHNVEIGRHCIIVAQTGIAGSAKLGDFVVLAAQVGVAGHLTINSGAQVAARGGVVHDVPAGQQYGGAPARPISEWRREIVELRKLGRRPKPSGDGAT